The region CAGAGCCTACTGCTGACCGCTTCAAGGGTGTGACCCACAATGCTTCTGCAGGTGATTACAATGATGATACGCAGGGCTATACCATGGTTTATCCTATCCCTTATGCCGTGCTCAACTTGAACAAGAAACTCGGCCAGAATCCTGGTTATACTAAGTAGTCAATCATAAACTAAAAATGAAGAATAATATGAAAAAACTCTTTTTGCTCGCAAGCCTTCTGATGGCTTTTGGCATCTCAGCAGATGCAGGAGACATCACTTCTCCTAACGGACAAATCAAGGTGAACTTCACCTTGGATGGCACTGTGCCTACCTATAGTGTGACCTATCAGGGTAAGACAATTATCAAGCCTAGCCGTCTGGGTTATCAGCTCGCCAAGGGCGGTAAGGATGGCAAGGATCTGCTTTCTGATTTTAGTGTCATCAATGAGAAAACTTCCACTTTCGATGAGACCTGGACTCCTGTTTGGGGAGAGAACAAGTCTATCCGCAATCATTATAATGATATGCTGGTAGAGTTGAAGCAGAATTCTACAGACAGTTATATGAACGTCCGCTTCCGTGTTTATGACGATGGAGTAGGATTGCGCTATGAGTTTCCTCAGAAAGGCAGTCTCAACTACTTTACCATCAAGGAAGAGCGTACAGAATTTGCCATGACGGGCGATCATACCGCCTGGTGGATTCCGGGTGATTACGATACCCAGGAGTATGAATACACCAAGACCCGTCTGTCTGGCATCCGTCCAGCCCTGCATGCTGCTGTCAGCAGCAATCTCTCACAGACTGTCTTTTCAGATACCGGTGTACAGACCTCACTCCAGTTGAAGACAGATGATGGTATCTACATCAACCTGCATGAGGCTGCCCTGGTAGATTATCCAGCCATGCATCTGAACCTGGATGACAAGACCATGACTTTTACCTCTTGGCTTACCCCTGATGCACAGGGTATGAAGGGATATATGCAGACTCCGTTCAAGAGCCCTTGGCGTACGATGGTCATTACAGATGATGCCCGTAAGGTGTTGTCTTCCAACCTGATTCTCAATCTCAATGAGCCTTGCAAGATCAAGGATACCTCCTGGATTCATCCTGTAAAGTATGTAGGTGTATGGTGGGAGATGATTTCCGGTAAGGGTGAGTGGGCTTATACCCATGATTATCCTACCGTGAAGTTGGATGGAACCGACTATGTACATGCCAAGCCATCGGGCAAGCATTCTGCCAACAATGCCAATGTGCGCCGTTACATCGACTTCGCTGCAGCCCATGGTTTCGATGCAGTCCTGGTAGAAGGATGGAACATCGGTTGGGAAGACTGGAGTGGCTATATGAAGGAAAAGGTATTCGATTTCCTGACTCCATATCCTGATTTCAACATCAAGGCGCTCAATGAGTATGCGCATTCCAAGGGTGTGAAGCTCATCATGCATCATGAGACCTCTTCTTCTGTAATGAACTACGAGAAGTATATGGACAGAGCTTATCAGTTGATGAAGGATTATGGCTACGATGCAGTGAAGAGCGGTTATGTGGGCAACATCATTCCTCGTGGCGAGCATCACTACAGTCAGTTGGAAATCAATCACTATCAGCATGCCGTAACCCGTGCTGCCGATTATCACATCATGGTAAATGCCCATGAGGCTGTGCGTCCTACCGGTCTCTGCCGCACTTATCCTAACCTGATTGGCAACGAGAGTGCTCGCGGTACTGAATATCAGGCTTTCGGAGGTACCAAACCGGGACATACCGCCATCTTGCCTTTTACCCGTCTGCAGGGTGGTCCGATGGATTATACACCGGGTATCTTTGAAATGGATTGCGCCAATGGTTCTCATTGCAACTCTACCATCTGCGGTCAGTTGGCACTTTATGTAACGATGTACAGTCCATTGCAGATGGCTGCCGATTTCCCAGAGAATTACGAGAAGCACATGGATGCCTTCCAGTTTATCAAGGATGTGGCCGTAGATTGGGACAAGTCTATCTATCTGGAGGCTGAACCAATGGAGTATATCACCGCTGCCCGCAAGGCAAAGGGTTCTGATAACTGGTTTGTCGGTGGCGTTACGGGCATGAAGGCTCATCAGTCTACCGTAAAGCTCGATTTCCTTGACAAGGGAAAGAAGTATGTAGCTACCATCTATCAGGATGCAAAGAATGCCAACTACAAGACCAATCCGCAGGCTTATGTCATCACCAAGAAGACTGTAACCAGCAAGTCTGTCTTGAAGTTGAACTCCGTTGCAGGTGGCGGATTTGCAATTAGCATTCTTGCACAATAAAATGCAGAATTTTGAGTTATTATGAAAGAAAGTTTTCTTGAATTAATAATGATGCTCATGAAAAGAATGAATAAAATGTTGTTGGTTGCTGCCTTGGCGGCAACCACACTTTCTGCTCAGGCAGAACAGAAGAAGGGACCGGCTTGGTTGAGTGATGCACTTTTCTATCAGATTTATCCATCTTCCTATATGGATACTGATGGAAATGGTATTGGCGATTTGCCGGGTATCACTTCCAAGTTGGATTACATCAAGTCGCTGGGTGTGAACGCCCTTTGGCTCAATCCGATCTTTGAGTCGGGATGGTTTGATGGTGGCTATGATGTCATCGATTTCTACAAGGTGGATCCTCGATTCGGTACCAATACCGATTTGGTTACATTGGTCAATGAGGCCCATAAGCGTGGCATGAAGGTTTGTCTCGACCTGGTGGCAGGACATTCCAGCACCAAGTGTGCCTGGTTTAAGGAGTCTTCCGAGAAAGATCCTAACCAGCGTTACAGCGACTATTATATCTGGATGAACGATATTCCTGAGAGCGAGAAGAAAGAAATAGAAGCCCGTCATCAGGAGGCAAGTCCGGAGTCTAGTACCCGAGGCAGATATGTGGAGGCGAATGCTCCTCGTGCCAAGTATTATGAGAAGAATTTCTTCGAGTGCCAGCCAGCCTTGAACTATGGCTTTGCTCATCCAGACCCAAATCATCCTTGGGAGCAGAGCGTAGATGCGCCTGGACCACAGGCTGTTCGCAGGGAGATACGTAACATCATGGCTTTCTGGTTTGATAAGGGTGTGGATGGATTCCGTGTTGATATGGCGTCATCGCTCATCAAGAACGACCCTGACAAGAAGGAGGTTTCCAAACTCTGGAATGAGATGCGTGCATGGAAGGACAAGTACTATCCTGAGACTGTCCTGATTTCAGAATGGGCTAATCCGCAGCAAGCCATTCCTGCCGGTTTCAACATCGATTTCTACATCCATTTCGGTCTTAAGGGCTATGCCTCTCTGTTCTTCGACCGCAAGACTCCATGGGGAAAGTGGGAGCAGAGCTATCAGAACTGCTATTTCGACAAGCAGGGCAAGGGTTCGCTTAAGGAATTTAGCGAGAACTATACCAAGGCATATAATGCCACCAAGAATCTCGGCTACATCGCTGTACCATCTGCCAACCACGATTACCAGCGTCCTAACATCGGTACCCGCAACACGCCAGACCAGCTGAAGGTGGCGATGACCTTCTTCCTCACCATGCCTGGTATTCCATTTATCTATTATGGTGATGAGATTGGTATGAAGTATCAGATGAATCTCCCTAACAAGGAGGGTAGCAATGAGCGCTCTGGTACCCGCACTCCGATGCAGTGGACCAAGGGCAAGAATGCCGGCTTCTCAACGAGTGCGCCTGATAAACTCTACTTCCCTGTAGATACGGAAAACGGAAAGTTGACCGTTGAGGCTCAGCAGGGAGATCAGAATTCTCTGTTGTCATATACCCGTAAGCTGGCCGCTTTGCGTCATTCAGCCAAGGCTCTTGACAATGAGGGAGATTGGAAGCTCCTGAACCAGAAGGGTCAGGAATATCCGATGGTATATGAGCGCACTTTGGGTGATGAGAAGTATGTTGTTGTCGTGAATCCTGGTGCCAAGGCAGCCTCTCTCAACATCACCTCTGTAGGTGGCAAGGCAGTTTCTGTTCTTTCTACAGGCAAGGTTGTATATAAATCAGGCAAGAAGACCGATGCCATCAAGGCTTCAGGCATTAGTGCCGCCGTATTCAAGGTGGCTAAGTAACCTGTGAACATGATTATTGCTAGCTTTATTAAATATCAGAATCCGCATGGCTCTCTGGGCTGTGCGGATTTTTTATACCGATTTTTCTTTTTAATAACTAAAGATATTTAAATATTTAACCCGATATTTGGCGATAAATAAAGAAATAACTATATTTGCAGCATGATTACGGAATATGGTATAGAGGCAAAGTCTAATTCTGAGATTATATCAGAATTGGGGGGACGATTCAAGCAATATCGTCTGTTCAGCAATCTCACTCAGAAAGAGGTGGCTGTAAAGGCTGGTGTGAGCATTTTCACCATTAGCCAGTTTGAAAAAGGCGAAGCTAAGAACATAGGCTTTGGCACTATTCTTTCTCTGTTGAGGAGCATCGGATTCCTGGAGGAAGCAGAGAAACTCTTGCCGCCGCTGCCAATGTTGCCTAGCCAAGTGAAGAAAATGAATGAAAAGAAGGAAAGGGTAAGACATGAAAGATAATGTTGTGCAGGTGAATTTGTGGGATAAGAATGTGGGCTTGTTGTCTTGGAATGACAAGCGGGGCTGCTCTGTTTTCCAATTCGACAAGGATTTTATGCAATATGGATGGAATATTGCACCATTGGTAGCGCCGTTGGATTCTGTTTATGTTCAAAGAACTTTCCCTATGTCTGGAAACAGAGAAAAACTTTATGCAGGTTTGCCTGAGTTCATAGCAGATTCTCTGCCTGACAATTGGGGAAATGTGGTCTTCCAGAAATGGATGGAAGCCAATCATCTGCAATCCAAAATGGTAAATGCAGTGGATAGACTGTCTTTTATCGGTAAGAGAGCAATGGGAGCCTTGGAGTTTCAACCTGCTCATATCCAGGAGGATGCATCTGTAAATATCGAATTGGCTTCACTTTATGAACTTGCGAATAAATTATTCCTGGATAGGCAGGATGTGAACATTGATATGAGCAACAGTCTTATTATGGAAGATTTGTACAAGGTGGGAACTTCCGCTGGTGGTCAGCGTCCTAAGGCGATTATCGGCATGGATGAAACTACAGGTATTATTCGTTCAGGTCAAGCCGATTTGCCAACCAACTTTAAGCACTATATATTGAAGTTTGATACAAGCAGAAAAAATGAACTTCCTTTTACCAGGGTAGAGATGGCTTATTATCTGATGGCCAAGGATGCCGGTATCAATATGATGCCTTCTCGTTTGGTAGAGATTGAAGGAACCCAGAATTTTCTGACCCAACGCTTTGATAGAGTGGAGGGTAGAAAAATATATACTCAGACTTTAGCTGCCATGAGTTCCTTGGCTGATACTTACGAAGATTTGTTTGTGGTGGGTAGAAAACTGAATTTGTCTGCTGAAGAGCAGAGCCAGCAATATAGGAGAATGGTGTTTAATGTTCTTGCAGAGAATGTAGATGACCATACCAAGAACTTCTCATTTGTGATGTACCCCAATGGAGAATGGCATATATCGCCAGCTTACGACATCGTGTTTTCCGCCGATCCTGATTCGCATTTCTATCGTAACCATGAACTTACGGTTCTTGGCAAGCGAAAGAATATAACGAAGCAGGATTTGATGCTTTTTGCACAAAGACAGGATATCAGAAATGCTTCTAATATCATAGAAGAAGTGGAAGACGTGGTGATGAACTTCAAGTCTTATGCCGAAAAAGTGGAAATCGATGAGCACTGGATACGCAAAATAGAACGGGTTTTGGAAGAAAACCGTTGTTAAGTAAACGATTTCATACAATTATAATAAGGAATCGTGTGGTTATTGCTTTTCTTTTTGTATCTTTGCAGCCGTTTGGTTAACATACGTACCAAATCATATCTAAAGGAAAAAATATCTAATAATAAATAAAAAGTAATGACTACACTTACAATTTCTATTATTGTCGTTTTCGTGCTCGGCTATGCACTCATAGCTACCGAAAGCTTGACAAAGGTTAACAAGGCTGCGATAGCCCTGTTGATGTTGGTAGGTTGTTGGACCCTCTATATGATGGATCCAATGCAGTATCTCCAGTTGATGCACCCTGATTATACAGGCGGCGCTGCTGGAATGGTGGAGAAGGTGACCGGAATCATCCAGGAACATCTGGGCGATACTGCCACAACACTCTTCTTCCTGATGGGTGCAATGACCATCGTGGAAATCGTTGACCAGAACGGCGGATTCAACTGGGTTCGCAAGGTGATGAAGACCAAGTCGAAGCGTACGCTCCTCTGGCGTATCGCTATCCTTACCTTCTTCCTCTCTGCCATCCTCGACAATCTGACCACCAGTATCGTGATGATTATGATTCTCCGAAAGCTCGTCACCGACCATAAGGATCGCATGGTTTATGCATCTCTCGTCATCATCGCAGCCAACTCGGGTGGTGCCTTCTCACCAATCGGCGACGTTACCACCATCATGCTCTGGAACAAGGGACTGATTACTGCTGCCGGCGTTATCGCCGAAATTTTCATCCCGTCTGTGGTTTCCATGGTGATTCCTGCCCTCATCCTTCAGACCATGTTGAAGGGCGAACTCGTGATGCCTGAGGTTTCTGCCCAGCAGAATGCATCGGTCAGCGATTTCACCGAAGGTCAGCGCAAGGCAGTGTTCTGGTTGGGAGTAGGTGGTTTGATCTTCGTTCCTATCTTCAAGAGTATCACCCACTTGCCTCCATTCGTAGGAATCCTTCTGGTATTGGGCGTTCTCTGGACTGCTACCGAAGTTTTCTATCGCGGTTTGCATCGTGGAGCTGATGCTGAGGGCACTCAGAAGCGAGTAACCAAGTTGCTTTCTCGTGTTGATATGAGTACCATTCTCTTCTTCCTCGGTATCCTGATGGCAGTATCCTGCCTGGCTGAGATTGGCGTGTTGACTGCTTTGGGTCAGGGCTTGAACGTCGTATTCGATGGCAACCACTACCTCGTAACTGGTATCATCGGTGTGCTTTCAAGTATTGTTGATAATGTGCCTCTGGTAGCCGGATGTATGGGAATGTATCCTGTGGCTGCCGCTGGTGATATGGCTGTGGATGGTGTCTTCTGGCAGTTGCTGGCCTACTGTGCCGGTGTCGGTGGTTCAATGCTGATTATCGGTAGTGCCGCTGGTGTGGTAGTAATGGGCTTGGAGAAGATAACCTTCGGCTGGTATATGAAGCATATCTCCTGGATTGCTTTCGTAGGTTACATCGCAGGTATCATCAGCTACTGGTTCATCCGCACCTTCCTTTATGCTATCTAATGGATAATACTTTTCTCTTACGTGAAAAAGTTTTTTTTTGAGAAAAAAGTCTCAAAGTCTCATTTTCTATTGAAAATATCGACTTAAAGACTTGATAGATAATAAGATAAAAGAAATGAGACTTCTCGGTTCTGATGCCGGGAAGTCTCATTCATGTATCATAGAAGTATCATTATTTCACTTTTTCTTTACAAGATACTTCATTCCATCTGCAAATCTCTTATGTTTTAACTCACTCATATTCGCCAGTTTTCTGCCGAATCCCATCAAACTGTTCACCTTGAGCGATGAACCTATCTGCTTTTTCAGATAGTCGAAAATCTCGGCGGCAGTCAGATATTCACCCTCTTTCTCATTCTCAACCAAATCAAAATAGAGCTGGAAATACTGGTCTATCGGCTCAGCCACCTCAAACTGGCAGTTGTTCTTCATGATCAACTTCACCTGTTCCGCATCAAAATAACTCTTCTCGCCATTGTGCAAAGCAGTCAGCGCCTGGGCGAAAAGTTGCTGATAGTTCGGACGCACACTCACATCGATCGGTCCCGTCAGTTCCACGCCTATGAATCTTCGGTTGCCGGATGGATCGGTGAGAATATCCTTCATGTTGCTCGTGGCGATGAACGAGGCGAGACGAGGAAATTCCATGACATGACTGCCATACGGAGGCTTGTATTTCAGCGTAGGCAACTGGATGAGATTCTTCAGAAATCCCTGCTGCACCTGTGGAGAAATCTGGTTGAACTCATCGAGATTGATGACCATAAATTGCGCCATCGCCTGATAAACCTGACGCTTTTCAGATAAAACCAGATTGTCGCTATATCCCCATTGCAGCTCCGGTGGTAACAGCCGGCGACAGAAAGTACTCTTGTTGTAACCCTGCTTGGAAATCAGAAGCGGAGCCACCGAGTTGCCATACTGGCGATGGGTAAAGCCGCGCCACTGGTCAACCATGCCCAGAAACCAGGTGTAGAACCAGTCTGCCCAGTAAGGATTGTTGGTAGGAACCGTACGAGCCAAGGCACGTATATGGTCCTTCCCGTCCCATTTGTCGTAGCATTGGAAGAGATATTCATCTATCGGATTATAATTCTTGATATAATCAGACTCCAGAAAATTCCTGACATCTTTGATGCTCACTCGGATATCAGCGAGCTGCACCTCCAGCGTCATGCGCTTCTGCACTCTCGGATCCACAGGTTGGAAACCATACCAACCCTTCTCCTTCGGCATGTATTCCACGAATTTCATCACCGTGTTGTATCTGAAGTTATATTTACTTTTCAGCAGCTGCATCATGCTCATGATATTCTCGCGAACGCTGTTCTTGTCAACTTTCTTTTCTTCTTCCGAAGTACCGGAAACAGGAATCATCTGCTGATTATCTTCCGTGTTGAAAGCCTGGTTCTGAGGGTGCATGTTGCTGTCAATTTTCATCGCTACCGCCTTACTGTTGAAATAAGGTTTCGCATCGAGCGTCATCATAAAACTGTTGTGCATCGAAGGCTCAAAAGACAGGTTTGCGCCCGCTTCTATAGAAGGTTTCGGTCCGTCTGTGAGCACCGAAGCCTTGGCAATCGCCTGATATACAGGCAGAATCTGCTGGTAAGCGATGCGGTACAGTCGTTCGGCATCCGCCTCCTCAGCAGGCAGCAAATCATCTTCATTGCAGAATTTCACCAATACGATAACCGACTTACCATCAGCACCTTCCAGCGCAGCAAAGGTAGAAGGCAGCATGGCAACCGAGCGCTTCACGCCCTCCACGCCGTCTGCATCCGTAATGTTTCCGAATTTCAGCATTAGGATACCATTGCAAGTCTTCATCTTCAGGTTGTTGTTTTCGTCTTTGGCGAATTCAGCAGCGGGGTAGATGTGTATCCATGTTGGCATATCCTTGTAATACTCGTAGTTGTTTTCCATATAGGGCACGTATTCTCGGAAATGGGTAACAGTAAGTCTGCTGTCATCTTTTGCGATACGTTGCAGCAACTTCTCCATCGTCTTGGTGCTGACGAGGAGCTGCTTCTTGTTGTTTGTATGAACTATAGTTATCTTCATTGAATATGTTTATTAAGATGTTTGTTTGTTAACTATTAACCATAAACTGT is a window of Segatella copri DNA encoding:
- a CDS encoding helix-turn-helix domain-containing protein translates to MITEYGIEAKSNSEIISELGGRFKQYRLFSNLTQKEVAVKAGVSIFTISQFEKGEAKNIGFGTILSLLRSIGFLEEAEKLLPPLPMLPSQVKKMNEKKERVRHER
- a CDS encoding glycoside hydrolase family 97 protein, whose product is MKKLFLLASLLMAFGISADAGDITSPNGQIKVNFTLDGTVPTYSVTYQGKTIIKPSRLGYQLAKGGKDGKDLLSDFSVINEKTSTFDETWTPVWGENKSIRNHYNDMLVELKQNSTDSYMNVRFRVYDDGVGLRYEFPQKGSLNYFTIKEERTEFAMTGDHTAWWIPGDYDTQEYEYTKTRLSGIRPALHAAVSSNLSQTVFSDTGVQTSLQLKTDDGIYINLHEAALVDYPAMHLNLDDKTMTFTSWLTPDAQGMKGYMQTPFKSPWRTMVITDDARKVLSSNLILNLNEPCKIKDTSWIHPVKYVGVWWEMISGKGEWAYTHDYPTVKLDGTDYVHAKPSGKHSANNANVRRYIDFAAAHGFDAVLVEGWNIGWEDWSGYMKEKVFDFLTPYPDFNIKALNEYAHSKGVKLIMHHETSSSVMNYEKYMDRAYQLMKDYGYDAVKSGYVGNIIPRGEHHYSQLEINHYQHAVTRAADYHIMVNAHEAVRPTGLCRTYPNLIGNESARGTEYQAFGGTKPGHTAILPFTRLQGGPMDYTPGIFEMDCANGSHCNSTICGQLALYVTMYSPLQMAADFPENYEKHMDAFQFIKDVAVDWDKSIYLEAEPMEYITAARKAKGSDNWFVGGVTGMKAHQSTVKLDFLDKGKKYVATIYQDAKNANYKTNPQAYVITKKTVTSKSVLKLNSVAGGGFAISILAQ
- a CDS encoding type II toxin-antitoxin system HipA family toxin, giving the protein MKDNVVQVNLWDKNVGLLSWNDKRGCSVFQFDKDFMQYGWNIAPLVAPLDSVYVQRTFPMSGNREKLYAGLPEFIADSLPDNWGNVVFQKWMEANHLQSKMVNAVDRLSFIGKRAMGALEFQPAHIQEDASVNIELASLYELANKLFLDRQDVNIDMSNSLIMEDLYKVGTSAGGQRPKAIIGMDETTGIIRSGQADLPTNFKHYILKFDTSRKNELPFTRVEMAYYLMAKDAGINMMPSRLVEIEGTQNFLTQRFDRVEGRKIYTQTLAAMSSLADTYEDLFVVGRKLNLSAEEQSQQYRRMVFNVLAENVDDHTKNFSFVMYPNGEWHISPAYDIVFSADPDSHFYRNHELTVLGKRKNITKQDLMLFAQRQDIRNASNIIEEVEDVVMNFKSYAEKVEIDEHWIRKIERVLEENRC
- a CDS encoding VapE domain-containing protein, with protein sequence MKITIVHTNNKKQLLVSTKTMEKLLQRIAKDDSRLTVTHFREYVPYMENNYEYYKDMPTWIHIYPAAEFAKDENNNLKMKTCNGILMLKFGNITDADGVEGVKRSVAMLPSTFAALEGADGKSVIVLVKFCNEDDLLPAEEADAERLYRIAYQQILPVYQAIAKASVLTDGPKPSIEAGANLSFEPSMHNSFMMTLDAKPYFNSKAVAMKIDSNMHPQNQAFNTEDNQQMIPVSGTSEEEKKVDKNSVRENIMSMMQLLKSKYNFRYNTVMKFVEYMPKEKGWYGFQPVDPRVQKRMTLEVQLADIRVSIKDVRNFLESDYIKNYNPIDEYLFQCYDKWDGKDHIRALARTVPTNNPYWADWFYTWFLGMVDQWRGFTHRQYGNSVAPLLISKQGYNKSTFCRRLLPPELQWGYSDNLVLSEKRQVYQAMAQFMVINLDEFNQISPQVQQGFLKNLIQLPTLKYKPPYGSHVMEFPRLASFIATSNMKDILTDPSGNRRFIGVELTGPIDVSVRPNYQQLFAQALTALHNGEKSYFDAEQVKLIMKNNCQFEVAEPIDQYFQLYFDLVENEKEGEYLTAAEIFDYLKKQIGSSLKVNSLMGFGRKLANMSELKHKRFADGMKYLVKKK
- a CDS encoding alpha-amylase family glycosyl hydrolase, encoding MNKMLLVAALAATTLSAQAEQKKGPAWLSDALFYQIYPSSYMDTDGNGIGDLPGITSKLDYIKSLGVNALWLNPIFESGWFDGGYDVIDFYKVDPRFGTNTDLVTLVNEAHKRGMKVCLDLVAGHSSTKCAWFKESSEKDPNQRYSDYYIWMNDIPESEKKEIEARHQEASPESSTRGRYVEANAPRAKYYEKNFFECQPALNYGFAHPDPNHPWEQSVDAPGPQAVRREIRNIMAFWFDKGVDGFRVDMASSLIKNDPDKKEVSKLWNEMRAWKDKYYPETVLISEWANPQQAIPAGFNIDFYIHFGLKGYASLFFDRKTPWGKWEQSYQNCYFDKQGKGSLKEFSENYTKAYNATKNLGYIAVPSANHDYQRPNIGTRNTPDQLKVAMTFFLTMPGIPFIYYGDEIGMKYQMNLPNKEGSNERSGTRTPMQWTKGKNAGFSTSAPDKLYFPVDTENGKLTVEAQQGDQNSLLSYTRKLAALRHSAKALDNEGDWKLLNQKGQEYPMVYERTLGDEKYVVVVNPGAKAASLNITSVGGKAVSVLSTGKVVYKSGKKTDAIKASGISAAVFKVAK
- the nhaD gene encoding sodium:proton antiporter NhaD is translated as MTTLTISIIVVFVLGYALIATESLTKVNKAAIALLMLVGCWTLYMMDPMQYLQLMHPDYTGGAAGMVEKVTGIIQEHLGDTATTLFFLMGAMTIVEIVDQNGGFNWVRKVMKTKSKRTLLWRIAILTFFLSAILDNLTTSIVMIMILRKLVTDHKDRMVYASLVIIAANSGGAFSPIGDVTTIMLWNKGLITAAGVIAEIFIPSVVSMVIPALILQTMLKGELVMPEVSAQQNASVSDFTEGQRKAVFWLGVGGLIFVPIFKSITHLPPFVGILLVLGVLWTATEVFYRGLHRGADAEGTQKRVTKLLSRVDMSTILFFLGILMAVSCLAEIGVLTALGQGLNVVFDGNHYLVTGIIGVLSSIVDNVPLVAGCMGMYPVAAAGDMAVDGVFWQLLAYCAGVGGSMLIIGSAAGVVVMGLEKITFGWYMKHISWIAFVGYIAGIISYWFIRTFLYAI